A region of Alteromonadaceae bacterium 2753L.S.0a.02 DNA encodes the following proteins:
- a CDS encoding DNA-3-methyladenine glycosylase I encodes MISFAQLHETAILHKGGEDNVNALLPSCKTPAQLKKQKDAYYLENMSLRIFRAGLKHEMVDNKWPAFLTAFKKFDPFYCAMLSDEDIEQLLANPGIIRHLGKIKSVRDNAAFVRQVAGEHKSFGHWLADWPADDLVELWQLLKKHGTQLGGMSGAYFLRMVGKDTFLLTRDVVAVLIAQGVITKNPTAKKELTQVQKAFSTWQQESGRPFCEISRIVAMTVLG; translated from the coding sequence ATGATTAGTTTCGCCCAACTTCACGAAACGGCCATTCTCCACAAGGGGGGCGAAGACAATGTCAACGCCCTTTTACCCAGCTGCAAAACGCCTGCGCAGTTAAAAAAACAAAAAGATGCGTACTACCTCGAAAACATGTCGCTGCGAATATTTCGAGCCGGTTTAAAGCATGAAATGGTGGACAACAAGTGGCCAGCCTTCCTTACAGCCTTTAAAAAGTTCGATCCTTTTTATTGTGCCATGCTGAGCGATGAAGATATCGAGCAGTTATTGGCTAATCCGGGAATTATTCGCCATTTGGGAAAAATAAAGTCGGTGCGCGATAACGCGGCATTTGTCCGCCAAGTGGCAGGGGAACATAAAAGTTTTGGTCATTGGCTTGCGGATTGGCCGGCTGATGATTTGGTGGAACTTTGGCAATTACTCAAAAAGCACGGTACCCAGTTAGGCGGCATGTCGGGCGCTTATTTTTTGCGGATGGTGGGCAAAGACACCTTTTTATTGACCCGGGATGTCGTTGCAGTGCTCATCGCACAGGGGGTGATCACCAAAAACCCGACCGCCAAGAAAGAACTGACCCAAGTGCAAAAGGCGTTTTCGACTTGGCAGCAGGAAAGTGGTCGACCGTTTTGTGAGATTAGCCGGATAGTGGCGATGACCGTGCTCGGCTAA
- a CDS encoding DinB family protein, whose translation MQQAIHPVVGGNLQAIAQLEELLEALSKQQYCYQDSGVTHSSIGAHTRHILDIYQALICGIEKFDLVDYDLRRRGAPIETDPEVALGELSSLKVWLQGLSEAQLAQSLSVKSEVSLCDQTSVEVVSSALRELIFASSHFVHHLAIIAILAKSQRLQTPSALGVAPATASFLRSESSMAE comes from the coding sequence ATGCAGCAAGCGATTCACCCCGTTGTAGGTGGGAATCTTCAAGCAATAGCGCAGCTCGAAGAGCTGCTTGAGGCACTCTCGAAGCAACAGTACTGCTATCAGGACTCGGGCGTCACTCACAGCTCTATAGGTGCGCATACCAGGCACATTCTCGATATTTATCAGGCCTTGATCTGTGGCATCGAGAAGTTTGATTTGGTTGACTATGACCTTAGACGCCGTGGTGCCCCGATAGAAACCGACCCGGAAGTGGCGCTTGGTGAATTATCGTCTCTCAAAGTCTGGTTGCAGGGCTTAAGTGAAGCTCAGCTTGCCCAGTCACTCAGCGTGAAAAGTGAAGTGAGTTTGTGCGATCAGACCAGTGTTGAAGTTGTCTCCTCCGCGTTGCGGGAGCTCATTTTTGCCTCCAGTCACTTTGTGCATCATTTGGCAATCATCGCCATTTTGGCAAAAAGCCAGCGTTTGCAAACTCCATCTGCCCTCGGAGTTGCTCCCGCAACCGCAAGTTTTCTCCGCTCTGAATCGTCGATGGCTGAGTAG
- a CDS encoding ABC-2 type transport system ATP-binding protein has translation MNNRNTASLQAVPAALEIEQLSKVYDNQFEALKGISLKVEQGDFFALLGPNGAGKSTTIGILCSLVKKTSGKVRIFGHDIDKAFSQAKQYLGVVPQEFNFNMFEKVLDIVVHQAGYYGLPNGVAMQRAETYLRKLGLWEKRHSQARGLSGGMKRRLLIARALVHEPQLLILDEPTAGVDIELRRSMWEFLKEINAAGTTIILTTHYLEEAENLCRNVAIINHGELVENTTVKNLLKQLNTETFVLDCRDSIGNEISVAGYQLSKADDSTLEVTVQSGTALNGLFSALAQQGVEVVSMRNKVNRLEELFVELVANSEGRSSVSGAAV, from the coding sequence ATGAATAACCGAAACACAGCCTCGCTACAGGCAGTTCCTGCGGCATTAGAGATTGAACAGCTCAGCAAAGTCTACGACAACCAATTTGAAGCCCTTAAAGGCATTAGCCTCAAAGTGGAGCAGGGCGATTTTTTTGCACTGCTCGGGCCTAATGGGGCCGGCAAATCCACCACTATTGGCATACTGTGCTCCCTGGTAAAAAAAACCTCCGGTAAGGTACGAATCTTCGGGCACGACATCGACAAGGCCTTTTCTCAGGCAAAACAGTACCTTGGTGTGGTTCCCCAGGAATTTAATTTCAACATGTTTGAGAAAGTGTTGGATATTGTCGTCCATCAGGCAGGCTACTATGGTTTGCCGAACGGTGTCGCTATGCAGCGTGCGGAGACCTACCTCAGAAAGTTGGGGTTGTGGGAGAAACGCCACTCTCAGGCCCGCGGTCTATCCGGCGGTATGAAGCGCAGATTGCTTATTGCTCGGGCATTGGTTCACGAACCGCAGCTTTTGATTTTGGACGAACCCACGGCTGGCGTTGATATTGAGCTTCGTCGTTCCATGTGGGAATTTTTAAAAGAAATCAATGCCGCTGGTACAACGATTATCCTTACCACGCATTATCTTGAAGAAGCGGAAAACCTGTGCCGCAATGTCGCTATCATCAATCATGGTGAATTGGTTGAAAACACAACAGTCAAGAATCTTTTAAAACAATTGAATACCGAAACTTTTGTGTTGGATTGTCGAGACTCTATTGGCAACGAGATCTCTGTTGCCGGTTATCAGCTCTCCAAAGCCGATGATTCCACGTTAGAAGTAACGGTTCAAAGCGGAACCGCACTTAACGGGCTTTTCAGTGCGCTGGCGCAACAAGGGGTTGAAGTGGTGAGCATGCGTAATAAGGTCAATCGACTCGAAGAGCTATTTGTAGAGTTGGTTGCCAATAGCGAAGGCCGCAGCAGTGTTTCAGGAGCCGCCGTATGA
- a CDS encoding DoxX-like protein — protein MNFLKRYYLTMLSIWIAFVFVQSLFFKFSNSHETQHIFGTLGAWAGLPWFAAIGGYLIGTLELCSAVLLFTPLRPWGALLAFEIMSGAIVFHLFTPLGIVMPTFDSSGAVVGDDGGALFIMACLVWASATIIVLKDWLSSRSVLRFWDQKPQG, from the coding sequence ATGAATTTTTTAAAACGGTATTACTTAACCATGCTGAGTATTTGGATAGCCTTTGTGTTCGTACAATCGCTGTTTTTTAAGTTCAGTAATTCACACGAAACACAACATATTTTTGGTACTCTCGGCGCTTGGGCCGGACTCCCTTGGTTTGCGGCTATTGGTGGTTATTTGATAGGCACACTTGAACTTTGCTCCGCCGTTTTATTGTTCACACCGCTGCGGCCGTGGGGGGCACTTCTTGCCTTTGAAATTATGAGTGGTGCAATTGTGTTTCATTTATTCACGCCCCTGGGCATCGTGATGCCGACTTTCGATAGTAGCGGCGCCGTGGTTGGAGATGATGGCGGTGCCTTATTTATTATGGCTTGTCTGGTTTGGGCGAGCGCGACAATTATTGTATTAAAGGACTGGTTGTCGTCTCGAAGTGTATTACGTTTCTGGGACCAAAAACCGCAGGGTTAA
- a CDS encoding 7-cyano-7-deazaguanine reductase, which translates to MSDKNAKASLLGEEASYPTKYTPELLQAIARVDSRVKLGKSLPPMSGVDIWTAYEVSWLTPQGKPQVAIARFVFSSASPAIIESKSFKYYLNSLNQHTFESQNTLQQTLESDLTAACGAPVGVQLFSIDEYEGIARLPGLCVDNLDAEQYAYQPSATLLRFSENTVVNDMFNSHLLKSNCPVTGQPDWASVWIRYSGLALQPQSFLAYVVSFRSHQDFHENCIERMFCDLWGSGKLNSLEVYALYTRRGGLDINPYRSSEELASQPPEVLLKLRIARQ; encoded by the coding sequence ATGTCTGATAAAAATGCCAAGGCAAGTTTGCTGGGTGAGGAAGCGAGTTACCCCACTAAATATACTCCCGAACTGTTACAAGCCATCGCACGGGTTGATTCTCGCGTTAAATTGGGAAAATCCCTGCCCCCAATGTCAGGGGTCGATATCTGGACGGCTTACGAAGTCTCGTGGCTGACCCCTCAGGGTAAACCCCAAGTTGCTATCGCGCGTTTTGTTTTTTCGAGCGCGAGCCCGGCGATCATTGAGTCCAAATCATTTAAATATTATTTAAACTCACTTAATCAGCACACGTTTGAATCTCAAAATACGCTACAACAAACCCTCGAAAGTGACCTCACCGCTGCCTGTGGTGCACCCGTTGGAGTGCAATTGTTCTCCATCGACGAATACGAAGGGATTGCTCGCCTGCCAGGCCTTTGTGTGGACAACTTGGATGCTGAGCAATACGCCTATCAGCCCAGTGCAACTTTGCTTAGATTTTCAGAAAACACCGTTGTAAACGACATGTTTAACAGTCACCTGCTAAAAAGTAATTGCCCGGTAACCGGGCAACCGGACTGGGCGTCAGTTTGGATTCGTTACTCGGGTTTGGCATTGCAACCCCAGAGTTTTTTAGCGTATGTGGTTTCGTTTCGCAGCCATCAGGATTTCCACGAAAACTGTATTGAACGGATGTTTTGTGATTTGTGGGGAAGTGGTAAATTGAATTCACTGGAGGTGTACGCGCTTTATACCCGACGTGGCGGCCTTGATATCAATCCTTACCGCAGTAGCGAAGAGCTGGCTTCGCAACCCCCTGAAGTGTTGTTGAAACTTCGTATCGCCAGGCAGTAG
- a CDS encoding peptide-methionine (R)-S-oxide reductase, with protein MSDHTLKDDDYWRAELSDEEFQICRLKGTEAPFSGKYVNNKTHGVYRCRCCQKPLFESLAKYDSGCGWPSFFQPLQDDVIAEQRDTSHGMIRTEIMCDACGCHLGHVFTDGPQPTGLRYCVNSASLSFEEGDSRND; from the coding sequence ATGTCAGATCACACCCTAAAAGACGACGATTACTGGCGTGCCGAGTTGTCTGACGAAGAGTTCCAAATATGCCGTTTAAAGGGTACCGAGGCACCCTTCAGTGGCAAATACGTGAACAACAAGACACATGGTGTCTACCGTTGTCGCTGTTGCCAGAAACCCTTGTTCGAATCGCTTGCCAAATATGATTCCGGCTGTGGTTGGCCAAGTTTTTTTCAGCCACTGCAAGACGATGTTATTGCAGAACAACGCGATACATCGCACGGTATGATTCGCACCGAAATTATGTGCGACGCGTGCGGGTGTCATCTTGGTCATGTGTTTACCGACGGCCCACAACCCACTGGCCTGAGGTACTGTGTAAACTCTGCTTCGCTAAGCTTTGAAGAAGGCGATTCCCGCAATGATTAG
- a CDS encoding membrane protein DedA with SNARE-associated domain has translation MPEALNQLYLIATGNPLFLVCGLILVSWLWEDAAVIAAALFALDGQLPVVLAATASLIGITTGDMGLYLLGRAGHRWPKLTRRFTQNHRANVVQQRFQHRTLSNIFLIRFVPGLRTLGFTLCGLWKVPAQRFALAMLVAGVVWVAFIFLVVNAFGLADFLKTSPWKWSLMAIALVLLLANNTLVPKLLARKSDTC, from the coding sequence TTGCCAGAAGCTCTCAACCAGTTGTATCTCATCGCCACCGGGAACCCGTTATTCCTGGTTTGTGGCCTGATTTTGGTTTCGTGGTTGTGGGAAGATGCCGCAGTAATCGCTGCCGCTCTTTTTGCGCTCGACGGGCAGTTGCCAGTCGTTTTGGCAGCCACTGCAAGTCTGATTGGTATCACCACGGGTGATATGGGCCTCTATCTTCTGGGGCGCGCCGGTCACCGCTGGCCAAAATTAACCCGACGCTTCACCCAAAACCATAGAGCCAACGTTGTGCAGCAGCGTTTTCAACATCGCACGCTGTCTAACATCTTCCTCATTCGATTCGTACCGGGCTTGCGTACCCTCGGTTTTACCTTATGTGGCCTTTGGAAAGTGCCAGCGCAGCGCTTCGCATTGGCAATGTTGGTTGCGGGTGTGGTTTGGGTTGCCTTTATCTTTCTTGTCGTCAACGCTTTTGGTCTCGCAGATTTTTTAAAAACAAGCCCTTGGAAATGGTCACTTATGGCGATCGCGCTGGTATTACTGCTTGCAAACAATACGCTGGTGCCGAAATTGCTGGCCCGGAAAAGTGACACCTGTTGA
- a CDS encoding alanine-synthesizing transaminase: MKQVNKSKKLEGVCYDIRGPVLEHAVRLEEDGHRIIKLNIGNPAPFGFDAPDEIIADVIHNIRNAQGYTESRGLFPARKAIMQECQRLKVQGVEVEDIFLGNGVSELIVMANQALLNDGDEVLVPSPDYPLWTAAVRLAGGNAVHYRCDEQADWYPDIEDIRSKISDRTRAIVIINPNNPTGAVYSKDLLEQIVELARENDLVIFADEIYSKIVYDDAEFIPLGSIAEDVVCVTFNGLSKSYRLAGFRSGWLILSGAKRRAPEFMKGIEMLASMRLCANAPAMYAVQTALGGYQSINELILPGGRLREQRDLAWQELSNIPGVSCVKPKGAIYLFPKIDRNIYKYEDDQQLILDFLLQEKILLVQGTAFNLQEPDHFRIVFLPQKDDLRRAVQRFGAFLQSYR, from the coding sequence ATGAAACAAGTCAATAAATCTAAAAAACTGGAAGGCGTTTGCTACGACATTCGCGGCCCCGTACTTGAACACGCCGTGCGTCTCGAAGAAGACGGCCACCGTATTATTAAGTTAAATATTGGCAACCCCGCCCCCTTTGGTTTTGATGCGCCCGACGAGATTATCGCCGACGTTATTCACAATATTCGCAATGCTCAAGGCTATACTGAATCTCGAGGTTTGTTTCCGGCCCGAAAAGCCATTATGCAGGAATGCCAACGTCTAAAGGTACAGGGCGTTGAAGTCGAAGACATTTTTCTAGGCAACGGCGTAAGTGAACTGATCGTGATGGCCAATCAGGCTCTCCTAAATGACGGCGACGAAGTACTCGTTCCCTCACCAGATTACCCGCTATGGACCGCCGCCGTGCGTCTGGCTGGCGGCAACGCTGTGCACTACCGTTGCGACGAGCAAGCCGACTGGTATCCAGATATCGAAGACATTCGCAGCAAAATCTCGGATCGCACTCGAGCGATAGTCATCATCAACCCCAACAACCCCACCGGCGCAGTCTATAGCAAAGACCTGCTGGAACAAATCGTGGAACTGGCCCGAGAAAACGATCTGGTCATCTTCGCCGATGAAATTTACAGCAAAATCGTATACGACGATGCAGAATTTATCCCCCTTGGCAGCATCGCTGAAGACGTCGTATGTGTAACATTCAACGGCCTTTCAAAATCTTATCGCCTGGCAGGTTTCCGTTCCGGCTGGCTGATTTTAAGCGGAGCGAAACGTCGCGCGCCAGAGTTTATGAAAGGCATAGAAATGCTTGCATCCATGCGTTTATGCGCCAATGCCCCGGCAATGTATGCTGTGCAAACCGCCCTGGGCGGCTATCAGAGTATCAATGAACTCATTTTGCCCGGTGGACGTCTGCGAGAACAGCGCGACCTGGCGTGGCAAGAGCTCAGCAACATTCCAGGCGTAAGTTGCGTAAAACCCAAGGGAGCCATCTATTTGTTCCCAAAAATTGATCGCAACATTTACAAATACGAAGACGATCAACAGCTGATTCTGGATTTTCTGTTGCAGGAAAAAATACTTCTGGTGCAGGGTACTGCTTTCAATCTCCAGGAACCCGACCATTTCAGAATTGTATTCCTGCCACAGAAAGATGACTTGCGCCGCGCTGTACAGCGATTTGGTGCGTTTCTTCAGTCCTACCGCTAG
- a CDS encoding class 3 adenylate cyclase, translated as MPGSSPQVTDKLAADFSLRQNDIRTLICFAAAGTITVHMDWPNINLLDAVAVLAILAYAITTFLWLRRRVYDEKRAKIFDNVMTADAVIIGIVLGLSNFSILPSILFITMVQFNSLINGGFRKWMIDNLAFVGGIGLTLLVRDPKWVLSDKLEISVVSLIGIFTYFCAYAIFVHSRMHKLDLLNKKLLNEQTLYKLRTYKLARYLTPTVWKAVNEGREHTLTSERKRITVFFSDIRGFSSLSEELEAETLTDLLNTYLTEMVNIATKHRGTIDKFMGDAVMVIFGDTQSEGLKADCIRCLAMAIEMRKKMKELQTRWYNQGIKKPLQIRMGINTGYCTVGSFGTNHYMDYTVLGTHVNLASRLESAADPGEILISHETWSLVKDVIMCRDKGEIKAKGFSHPIKVYQVVDFRKDLGRHQSYFEENAEGFSMHMDLEKIKNYDKERVVDTLQRAADRLRDKVIK; from the coding sequence ATGCCCGGCTCCTCCCCGCAGGTAACTGACAAACTGGCTGCAGACTTCTCCCTTCGCCAGAATGATATTAGAACCCTTATTTGCTTTGCCGCTGCAGGCACGATTACTGTGCACATGGACTGGCCAAACATTAACCTGCTGGACGCCGTCGCGGTACTCGCGATCTTGGCATACGCGATAACAACCTTTCTGTGGTTACGCCGTCGCGTTTATGATGAAAAGCGTGCGAAAATTTTCGACAACGTAATGACTGCAGATGCCGTAATTATCGGCATTGTACTGGGCCTTTCCAATTTTAGTATTTTACCGTCCATTTTGTTTATCACCATGGTGCAGTTTAACAGCCTCATTAACGGTGGTTTTAGGAAGTGGATGATCGACAACCTCGCGTTTGTCGGTGGCATTGGTTTGACGCTGTTGGTGCGCGATCCCAAATGGGTGCTATCCGATAAGCTCGAAATTAGCGTTGTTAGTCTCATTGGCATTTTTACTTATTTTTGCGCATACGCCATCTTTGTACACTCGCGTATGCACAAATTGGATTTACTCAATAAAAAATTACTCAACGAGCAAACCCTCTACAAACTGCGCACCTACAAACTGGCAAGGTATCTAACCCCGACCGTCTGGAAAGCCGTCAATGAAGGTCGCGAACACACACTGACATCGGAACGCAAACGTATAACCGTATTCTTTTCCGATATCCGGGGTTTCAGTTCGCTCTCTGAAGAGCTTGAGGCGGAAACCCTCACAGATCTGCTCAACACCTACCTCACGGAAATGGTCAATATCGCCACCAAACATCGCGGTACCATCGATAAATTCATGGGCGACGCGGTGATGGTTATATTTGGTGATACCCAAAGTGAGGGCCTCAAGGCCGACTGTATCCGCTGCCTGGCAATGGCGATTGAGATGCGTAAAAAAATGAAGGAATTACAAACCAGGTGGTACAACCAGGGCATTAAAAAACCCTTGCAAATCCGAATGGGGATCAACACAGGTTACTGCACCGTAGGCTCTTTCGGCACCAACCATTACATGGACTACACAGTACTGGGCACACATGTAAATCTTGCCAGTCGTCTGGAATCCGCCGCAGACCCTGGGGAAATTTTAATATCGCATGAAACTTGGTCACTGGTTAAAGATGTAATTATGTGCCGCGACAAAGGCGAGATTAAAGCCAAAGGATTCAGCCACCCCATTAAGGTTTATCAGGTGGTGGATTTTAGAAAAGATCTTGGCCGTCACCAGAGTTACTTCGAAGAAAATGCCGAAGGCTTTTCAATGCATATGGACCTTGAAAAAATAAAAAATTACGATAAAGAGCGTGTAGTGGATACGCTACAGCGGGCCGCTGACCGTTTAAGAGACAAAGTGATTAAGTAA
- a CDS encoding transport and Golgi organization protein 2, with product MCTISWMFEPHGYHVFFNRDEQNTRAEAQPPTILELQGVRALMPVDPDGEGSWLSTNEHGVTLALLNFYQGRLPKGRLKSRGQLVKTLAGAGSRPKIQLELNAINLQKFAPFSLLVFESCAGPQGVLLLRWTGKQLLSAYQRSPLISSAKLYEDVLDARLATYRQAIGENANVEDFYQLHRSHEPSASAKSVCMHRDDANTVSFSHVQVMERETCFHYFPGHPCEQNEAHTTRLTLRK from the coding sequence ATGTGCACGATTAGCTGGATGTTTGAACCTCACGGTTATCATGTGTTCTTTAATCGCGACGAGCAAAATACCCGGGCCGAGGCACAACCTCCTACTATTCTAGAGCTACAAGGTGTTCGTGCGTTGATGCCGGTCGATCCCGATGGCGAGGGGTCGTGGTTGAGCACTAACGAACACGGCGTGACACTTGCGTTGTTAAATTTTTACCAGGGTCGCTTGCCGAAAGGGAGATTGAAATCCCGTGGTCAGTTGGTGAAAACCCTCGCCGGAGCTGGCTCGAGGCCGAAGATTCAGCTGGAGTTAAATGCCATTAATCTGCAAAAATTTGCGCCCTTTTCGCTGCTGGTATTTGAATCGTGCGCGGGTCCGCAGGGCGTGTTGTTGTTGCGTTGGACCGGCAAGCAATTGCTGAGTGCGTATCAACGCAGTCCGCTGATTTCATCGGCCAAGCTCTACGAAGACGTTTTGGACGCTCGCCTTGCGACTTACCGGCAGGCAATCGGTGAAAACGCCAACGTTGAAGATTTTTATCAGTTACACCGGAGTCATGAACCCAGTGCATCGGCGAAAAGCGTGTGTATGCATCGCGATGACGCCAACACTGTGAGTTTTTCCCACGTTCAGGTGATGGAGCGCGAAACCTGCTTCCACTATTTTCCTGGCCACCCTTGCGAACAAAACGAAGCGCATACCACCAGGCTCACACTTCGCAAATAG
- a CDS encoding 8-oxo-dGTP pyrophosphatase MutT (NUDIX family), whose amino-acid sequence MSVLSNQAAVLLAISDRPVGQEEILLTLRARHLNTHSGEVAFPGGKWEPGDSDLSATALREAQEEVGLVPESVQIMGELRPSFTRRGTRVTPYVGKVPALCSLEPNPAELAEMFWFPLEELKADKRVRTDIFVGAKGEYWAPVYEYLGYTIWGFTARVLVDFLACFYGIKLERKHTAPEIRYKPRS is encoded by the coding sequence ATGAGTGTGTTATCTAACCAAGCAGCTGTATTGTTGGCGATATCCGATCGCCCTGTTGGGCAGGAGGAGATATTACTTACCTTGAGGGCTCGGCACTTGAACACCCACAGTGGTGAAGTGGCATTTCCGGGCGGCAAATGGGAACCCGGTGATTCGGACCTGAGTGCAACTGCACTTCGCGAAGCTCAAGAAGAGGTGGGGTTGGTACCGGAGAGTGTACAGATCATGGGAGAGCTAAGGCCCAGCTTTACGCGACGAGGCACCAGAGTGACCCCTTATGTGGGAAAAGTGCCGGCTCTGTGTTCTCTGGAGCCAAATCCTGCAGAACTCGCAGAGATGTTCTGGTTTCCGCTTGAAGAACTCAAAGCGGATAAACGCGTAAGAACGGATATTTTTGTAGGGGCAAAAGGCGAATACTGGGCACCCGTATACGAATATCTTGGTTACACCATTTGGGGATTTACAGCGCGAGTTCTGGTGGATTTTCTGGCATGTTTTTATGGGATTAAATTAGAGCGGAAACATACTGCACCAGAAATTCGCTACAAGCCCCGTTCTTAA
- a CDS encoding 6-pyruvoyl tetrahydropterin synthase-like protein — MQLFVDQLTNVDFSYLCPTRGVVGETWLADVRLNGALDAQGMVCDFGIVKGETRRWLDTTIDHCLLVPTQNPAISVESTRENHKVYCELADGGTVVCESPTEAITLIDATEISTLAVAQWSLTQLRGLFPNSVETLQLIFNEEAINGPYYHYSHGLKKHKGNCQRIAHGHRSKLEIYRNGLLAESDMQTWANNWRDIYIATREDLVDGGDAQQLEFAYNSQQGGFYISLPKRLCYLIDTDSTVEFIAQHIATTIKAIYPDDRITVKAYEGLAKGAICEV, encoded by the coding sequence ATGCAGTTATTCGTGGATCAGTTAACCAATGTGGATTTTAGCTACCTGTGCCCGACACGCGGCGTGGTGGGAGAAACCTGGCTGGCTGATGTTCGCCTAAACGGCGCACTGGATGCCCAGGGCATGGTGTGCGATTTTGGTATCGTTAAAGGTGAAACACGCCGTTGGCTCGACACGACTATTGATCACTGCCTCCTGGTACCCACCCAAAACCCGGCAATTAGCGTAGAGTCAACACGCGAAAATCACAAGGTATACTGTGAACTGGCCGATGGTGGCACAGTAGTTTGCGAGTCACCAACAGAGGCAATCACCTTAATTGATGCCACAGAAATTTCTACCTTAGCTGTGGCTCAATGGAGTCTCACGCAATTGCGTGGCCTGTTCCCAAATTCAGTTGAAACGCTACAACTGATTTTCAATGAAGAGGCCATTAATGGCCCTTACTACCATTACAGTCATGGTCTTAAAAAGCACAAGGGAAATTGCCAACGCATCGCCCATGGACACCGCTCCAAACTCGAAATATACCGCAACGGCCTTCTGGCTGAGTCCGACATGCAAACCTGGGCCAATAATTGGCGTGACATCTACATCGCAACCCGAGAAGACCTGGTGGATGGCGGCGACGCACAACAGCTTGAGTTCGCGTACAACTCGCAACAGGGCGGCTTTTATATTTCACTACCGAAACGATTGTGCTACCTCATCGACACAGATTCGACCGTTGAATTTATTGCACAGCATATAGCTACCACGATAAAAGCTATCTATCCCGATGATCGGATAACGGTTAAGGCCTACGAAGGGCTCGCCAAGGGCGCTATTTGCGAAGTGTGA
- a CDS encoding ABC-2 type transport system permease protein — protein MNASQQLIAYKTIVRKEVRRFTRIWVQTLIPPVITMALYFVIFGSLIGSRIGDMGGFDYMSFVVPGLIMMSIINNSYSNVVSSFYSAKFTKSIEEIQVSPTPNYIILLGYVSGGVLRGLIVGGIVTLISLFFTHLHIHSPLVTVSVILLTSVLFSIAGMINAIFANSFDDISIIPTFVLTPLTYLGGVFYSISLLPEFWQGVSKLNPVLYMVNAFRYGILGVSDVSVGGAFLGILVFLVLLFSYCLYLLNYGKKLRN, from the coding sequence ATGAATGCAAGCCAGCAGTTGATTGCCTATAAAACGATTGTGCGTAAAGAAGTGCGTCGCTTCACGCGAATTTGGGTGCAAACCCTAATACCGCCAGTGATTACCATGGCGCTGTATTTTGTAATTTTCGGGAGTCTTATCGGTTCTCGCATCGGAGACATGGGCGGGTTCGATTATATGTCATTTGTTGTTCCCGGCTTGATTATGATGTCGATTATCAACAACTCCTACTCCAATGTGGTGTCTTCTTTTTATTCTGCGAAATTTACAAAAAGCATTGAAGAAATCCAGGTAAGTCCGACGCCAAACTATATTATTTTACTCGGTTACGTGAGCGGCGGAGTGCTGCGCGGCTTAATTGTTGGGGGGATAGTCACCTTAATATCGCTGTTCTTTACTCACCTGCACATTCACAGCCCCTTGGTAACTGTTTCGGTAATTCTGCTCACCTCGGTATTGTTTTCCATTGCCGGCATGATTAATGCGATATTTGCCAACTCCTTTGACGATATTTCCATTATCCCCACTTTCGTATTGACTCCACTCACTTATTTGGGCGGTGTGTTTTATTCGATAAGCCTACTACCGGAGTTTTGGCAGGGCGTCTCCAAATTAAACCCCGTACTATACATGGTGAATGCGTTTAGGTACGGCATTTTGGGGGTATCCGACGTGAGTGTTGGCGGCGCTTTTTTAGGTATTTTGGTATTTTTGGTATTGCTATTCAGCTATTGTTTATACCTGTTGAATTACGGCAAAAAATTGCGAAATTGA